The Polaribacter tangerinus genome has a segment encoding these proteins:
- a CDS encoding T9SS type A sorting domain-containing protein, translating into MIKKILFIFTFSISSIVFSQEKKIESLSAAPNPFTNFTNITFEASEKTDVYFTVKNVLGKTVFKKTIKTVVGKNTLPFYKNDLSTGMYIYSIRNQKKITSKRFVIK; encoded by the coding sequence ATGATAAAAAAAATACTTTTTATTTTTACTTTTAGCATATCTTCGATTGTTTTTTCACAAGAAAAAAAAATAGAAAGTCTTTCTGCTGCTCCTAATCCGTTTACAAATTTTACAAATATTACATTTGAAGCATCAGAAAAAACAGATGTATATTTTACGGTAAAAAATGTGCTTGGCAAAACTGTTTTTAAGAAAACAATTAAAACTGTAGTAGGTAAAAATACACTCCCTTTTTACAAAAATGATTTATCTACAGGAATGTATATTTACAGCATTAGAAATCAAAAAAAAATTACCTCTAAACGTTTTGTTATTAAATGA
- a CDS encoding ribonuclease Z, with translation MIQLTILGCHSATPRVNAFPTSQYLEINNKHVLIDCGEGTQRQMRKYKVGFSKIDTIFISHLHGDHFYGLVGLLSTYGMLNREKDMHIFGPKGIKNATLQMLKISESHAKFKIIFHELSSQESELIYEDEKITVHTIPLSHRVYTNGYLFTEKKKPRKLNMLNISGYPEISKADYLNIKAGKDIILNSGEIIKNNTLSLDPPKPLSYAFCSDTSYKPDIVPILKEVDLLYHEATFLSDKQDLAKKTKHSTALEAAKIANDANVKKLILGHYSGRYKDIGLFKQEAESVFKNVHLATTGKVFDVN, from the coding sequence ATGATACAGCTAACCATTTTAGGCTGTCATTCTGCTACACCGCGTGTAAATGCTTTTCCAACTTCTCAATATTTAGAAATAAACAACAAGCATGTTTTAATTGACTGTGGTGAGGGCACACAGCGTCAAATGAGAAAATACAAAGTTGGTTTTTCTAAAATTGATACTATATTTATTTCCCATCTTCATGGTGATCATTTTTACGGTTTAGTTGGTTTACTCTCTACTTACGGAATGCTAAACAGAGAGAAAGATATGCATATTTTTGGCCCAAAAGGTATTAAAAATGCTACGCTACAAATGCTAAAAATATCGGAATCTCATGCAAAGTTTAAAATAATTTTTCATGAACTATCCTCACAGGAAAGTGAACTTATTTACGAGGACGAAAAAATTACCGTACACACAATTCCACTATCACATAGAGTATATACAAACGGCTATTTATTTACAGAAAAAAAGAAACCAAGAAAGTTAAATATGCTTAATATTTCTGGTTATCCAGAAATAAGTAAAGCCGATTATCTAAACATAAAAGCAGGAAAAGATATTATATTAAATTCTGGTGAAATTATAAAAAATAACACATTAAGCTTAGATCCACCAAAACCATTAAGCTATGCTTTTTGTAGTGATACTTCTTACAAACCAGACATAGTTCCTATACTTAAAGAGGTAGACCTACTTTACCATGAAGCTACTTTTTTATCTGACAAACAAGATTTAGCAAAAAAAACAAAACATTCTACAGCGTTAGAAGCTGCCAAAATTGCAAACGATGCCAATGTAAAAAAGTTGATTTTAGGTCATTATTCTGGAAGATACAAAGATATAGGTCTTTTTAAACAAGAAGCAGAAAGCGTATTTAAAAATGTGCATTTAGCAACAACTGGCAAAGTGTTTGACGTAAATTAA
- a CDS encoding CoA-binding protein, with translation MSKKTLVIGASLKEERYSNKAIVKLVENNIEVVAVGLRSGVVAGVNIDTEKLDFKNIHTVTLYLSANRQDEFYNYIISLQPERVIFNPGTENEEFYKLLEAKNIKVEVACTLVLLATKQY, from the coding sequence ATGTCAAAAAAAACATTGGTTATAGGAGCTTCATTAAAAGAAGAGCGTTATTCTAATAAAGCTATTGTAAAATTAGTTGAAAATAATATCGAAGTTGTTGCAGTAGGCTTAAGATCGGGAGTCGTTGCTGGTGTAAACATCGATACCGAAAAATTAGATTTTAAAAATATTCATACGGTAACTTTATATTTGAGTGCCAATAGGCAAGATGAATTTTATAATTATATAATAAGCTTGCAACCTGAGAGAGTTATTTTTAATCCTGGTACAGAAAACGAGGAGTTTTACAAGCTTTTAGAGGCCAAAAATATAAAAGTAGAAGTAGCGTGTACTTTAGTTTTATTAGCAACAAAACAGTATTAA
- a CDS encoding GLPGLI family protein, whose amino-acid sequence MKSNLTKISFSLLLLLTSFTITSQNFSGKATYISKTKMDLGNWGANFSEARKKQVAERLKNRLEKTYVLSFNTQEALFLEEEKIDAISGATDSWGGYFSRGDQYKNIQKEQLVQSQEFYGKRFLVKDSLYKIDWVMGSESKKIGNYTCYKAKAFVPDNELTWYDFSWADLRTNSKENGEQQQNLTVVEAWYTPQIPVAQGPAEYWGLPGLILEVSANNTTLLCTEIVINKKEILEIEAPNKGTEITKVNYTKTVREKMLDMRNSRGRRRG is encoded by the coding sequence ATGAAATCTAACTTAACGAAAATATCTTTCTCTCTACTACTTTTATTGACGTCGTTTACTATAACTTCTCAGAATTTTAGTGGTAAAGCAACTTATATTTCTAAAACTAAAATGGATCTTGGTAATTGGGGTGCAAATTTTTCTGAAGCCAGAAAAAAGCAAGTTGCAGAACGCTTAAAAAATAGATTAGAAAAAACCTATGTGCTATCTTTTAATACTCAAGAAGCATTATTTTTAGAGGAAGAAAAGATTGATGCAATTTCAGGAGCAACAGATTCTTGGGGTGGATATTTTTCTAGAGGTGATCAATATAAAAATATCCAAAAAGAACAGCTTGTTCAAAGTCAAGAGTTTTATGGGAAGCGTTTTCTGGTAAAAGACTCTTTGTATAAGATAGACTGGGTAATGGGAAGTGAATCAAAAAAAATAGGTAATTACACATGTTACAAAGCCAAAGCTTTTGTACCAGATAACGAGCTAACTTGGTATGATTTTTCTTGGGCAGATTTAAGAACTAATAGCAAAGAAAATGGTGAACAGCAGCAAAATTTAACAGTTGTAGAAGCCTGGTATACACCACAAATTCCGGTTGCACAAGGCCCTGCAGAATATTGGGGTTTACCGGGTTTAATTTTAGAAGTTAGCGCAAACAATACAACACTTTTGTGCACTGAAATTGTAATTAATAAAAAAGAAATATTAGAAATTGAAGCACCAAATAAAGGGACAGAAATAACTAAGGTAAATTATACTAAAACAGTAAGAGAAAAAATGTTAGATATGAGAAATAGTAGAGGTCGAAGAAGAGGATAA